The following are encoded in a window of Deltaproteobacteria bacterium genomic DNA:
- a CDS encoding multiheme c-type cytochrome, with protein HTRHQFSMEMARKPHTCSECHKGPDVPAYGVYQVSKHGNLYSSMGKEWDFQAVPWTVGKDFSAPTCAACHVSLIVNEVNEVVAERTHQMNDRLPWRIFGPIYAHAHPKSPDTAVIKNKAGLPLPTELSGEPVSQYLIDAKEQEKRRNAMQDICRTCHSDGWVQGHFTRFENTLKTTNEMTRAATEILLTAWKTGAAKGPAQNDSIFNEAIEKKWVEQWLFYANSTRFASAMAGADYGVFAHGRWHMSKNLQEMMEWLHSKLRKTPAAKNKQLVKP; from the coding sequence GCCATACCCGCCATCAATTCTCCATGGAAATGGCCAGGAAACCCCATACCTGCTCCGAATGCCACAAAGGACCCGACGTTCCTGCGTATGGTGTCTATCAGGTCAGCAAGCATGGAAATCTTTATTCCTCTATGGGTAAGGAATGGGATTTCCAGGCGGTCCCCTGGACAGTTGGAAAGGATTTTTCCGCACCGACCTGCGCTGCCTGCCATGTCAGTCTGATCGTCAACGAGGTCAATGAAGTAGTGGCCGAGCGGACGCATCAGATGAATGACCGGCTTCCCTGGAGAATCTTTGGCCCCATCTATGCTCACGCCCACCCCAAGTCTCCGGATACGGCCGTTATCAAGAACAAGGCTGGATTGCCACTGCCCACCGAACTTTCCGGAGAACCGGTTTCTCAATACCTGATTGATGCCAAGGAACAGGAGAAAAGGCGAAACGCTATGCAAGATATATGTCGCACCTGCCACAGCGATGGATGGGTCCAAGGTCATTTTACGCGTTTTGAAAACACCCTCAAAACCACCAACGAGATGACCCGAGCCGCCACGGAAATCCTTTTGACAGCCTGGAAGACTGGGGCGGCTAAAGGCCCGGCTCAAAACGACAGCATCTTCAATGAGGCCATCGAGAAAAAATGGGTGGAACAATGGCTCTTCTATGCCAACTCCACCCGCTTCGCTTCGGCCATGGCCGGAGCGGATTACGGTGTCTTTGCCCACGGCCGCTGGCATATGAGCAAAAATCTTCAAGAAATGATGGAATGGCTGCATTCAAAATTGCGGAAGACGCCGGCAGCTAAGAACAAACAGCT